A region from the Dehalococcoides mccartyi CG5 genome encodes:
- the pheS gene encoding phenylalanine--tRNA ligase subunit alpha — MEEIKNITDITQSALAELEAITDLKDLEAWRVRYLGKKSLLTGALRNLASLPIEERKAAGAAANEAKAALEAAFLQKEQISKEKQFASRNEGLDITLPGRPWPIGRIHPLTQVTNEVTTIFSSLGFSVVEGPEIEDDYHNFEALNIPEDHPARENMQTFWIDRPNDNGRLDTLLRTHTSPMQVRYMEKNKPPIRIVVPGKVYRYEATDATHIPMFTQVEGLVVDRGISMAHLKGTLMEFCRRFFGANRKVRFRCDYFPFVEPGVEVAVSCTCGGKKECSVCHGSGWLEILGAGMVHPKVLERVGIDSEQYTGFAFGMGLERLPMLRYGIDDIRLFYSNDTRFLRQF; from the coding sequence ATGGAAGAAATTAAAAATATCACTGACATTACCCAAAGCGCCCTTGCCGAACTGGAAGCCATAACAGATCTCAAGGATCTTGAAGCGTGGCGTGTCCGGTATTTAGGCAAGAAAAGCCTGCTGACCGGAGCACTCCGGAATCTGGCCAGTTTGCCCATAGAAGAACGTAAAGCAGCCGGAGCGGCAGCTAATGAAGCCAAAGCCGCACTTGAGGCCGCTTTTTTGCAAAAAGAGCAGATATCTAAAGAAAAACAGTTTGCCAGCCGTAATGAAGGGCTAGATATTACTCTGCCCGGCAGACCCTGGCCTATCGGACGTATCCACCCCCTGACGCAGGTAACCAATGAGGTTACTACTATTTTTTCAAGTCTGGGTTTTTCAGTCGTGGAAGGGCCGGAAATAGAAGATGATTACCATAATTTTGAGGCTTTGAATATTCCTGAAGATCATCCCGCCCGGGAAAATATGCAGACCTTTTGGATAGACAGGCCTAATGACAACGGCAGGCTGGATACCCTGCTTCGCACCCATACCTCTCCCATGCAGGTACGTTATATGGAGAAAAACAAACCTCCTATACGGATAGTAGTACCGGGAAAGGTTTATCGTTACGAAGCAACCGATGCCACCCACATTCCCATGTTTACCCAGGTGGAGGGTCTGGTGGTGGACAGGGGTATTTCCATGGCCCATCTTAAAGGCACTTTGATGGAGTTTTGCCGCCGTTTCTTCGGGGCTAACCGCAAGGTTCGTTTCCGCTGTGACTATTTCCCCTTTGTAGAGCCGGGTGTAGAAGTAGCGGTAAGCTGTACCTGCGGCGGTAAAAAAGAATGCAGTGTTTGCCACGGTTCCGGCTGGCTGGAGATTTTGGGTGCGGGCATGGTGCACCCTAAGGTGCTGGAGAGGGTAGGCATAGATTCAGAACAATATACCGGCTTTGCCTTCGGCATGGGGCTGGAAAGATTGCCTATGCTGAGGTACGGTATTGATGATATCCGTCTCTTCTACTCTAACGATACTAGATTCTTGAGGCAGTTTTAA
- the pheT gene encoding phenylalanine--tRNA ligase subunit beta, producing MKIPLKWLKEYLPTDIQPAELAERMTMAGTEVAVLNSHKDKWPNVYVGQIMEVNRHPNADRLVLVKVDWGQGQETVVTGAPNCKVGDKVVFARTGAVLIDGHNGKEIVLKPAVLRGVESCGMVCSERELGLSDEHEGILVLPADAPVGMLASEYLGEIIFDLELTPNRGDLMCVTGVARELGALIDRLPAISDPDFKATGPDIKEKIEIEINNSKLCTRYTASLIEGIKLEESPDWLKERLIACGMRPINNVVDATNYVMLEFGQPLHAFDYDQIKSRHIIVRPAAEGEVLTTLDGVERKLSPDMLLITEPDRIIALAGVMGGENTEVTEKTSRILLESATFDKQSIRKTARGLKLQSEASARFEKGLSYELAPIALKRATQLILEIAGGQAASGLIDVLPNKKERNGIVLSLAKVNQILGYEKEPPDACKIAKRLGFIWLPEYVPGMEEFGYGATEDMVRIYPGYWRMDIETDIDMIEEVARIAGYHTIPCLPLDKAIPKIETPPLPGMKRFLRQILSGYGFQELISYSFTSREMLSRVSSGAEPEFLAISNPMSSEQEVMRTSLRPSLYASLAANRRFEKDGLRLYELGRVYLPKENKKQEEPEMLCAVIAGGSSQSRWQRNTAGFDFFDVKGIVESMVSRLGLSADFVVSDEHGLSHGYQAGILVGDMPVGILGQVSPQTADKFDITEPVYMFEINLSKLITRAIVRRKFNPINRFPAVERDLALVIDRHITNRQVIDILSEYDLVKNAELFDMYQGKQIAENKKSLAYHLLFQSDTHTLKDEEVDGVMSQILGRLNTETGAVLRS from the coding sequence ATGAAAATACCTTTGAAGTGGCTTAAAGAATACCTTCCAACTGATATACAGCCTGCCGAACTGGCCGAACGGATGACTATGGCCGGTACTGAGGTGGCAGTATTAAATTCCCATAAAGACAAATGGCCAAACGTATATGTAGGCCAGATTATGGAAGTAAACCGCCACCCCAACGCTGACCGCCTGGTGCTGGTAAAGGTGGATTGGGGGCAGGGGCAGGAAACAGTGGTTACCGGCGCACCTAACTGCAAAGTCGGTGACAAGGTGGTTTTTGCCCGTACGGGTGCAGTCTTGATAGACGGTCACAACGGTAAGGAAATTGTGCTGAAGCCGGCTGTTTTGCGGGGAGTGGAATCCTGCGGAATGGTTTGTTCCGAACGGGAACTGGGGTTGTCAGATGAACATGAGGGTATTTTGGTATTGCCGGCGGATGCGCCTGTTGGCATGCTGGCCAGCGAATATCTGGGTGAGATAATATTTGATCTGGAGCTTACCCCTAACCGGGGTGATTTGATGTGTGTAACCGGCGTAGCCAGAGAACTGGGCGCACTGATAGACCGTTTGCCTGCTATCAGCGACCCGGATTTTAAAGCAACCGGCCCGGATATAAAAGAAAAAATAGAAATTGAAATAAATAACAGCAAACTCTGTACCCGTTATACCGCCAGCCTGATAGAAGGAATCAAACTTGAGGAATCGCCAGATTGGCTTAAAGAACGGCTGATTGCCTGCGGTATGCGCCCTATAAATAACGTAGTAGATGCTACCAACTACGTCATGCTGGAATTTGGCCAGCCACTGCATGCCTTTGACTACGACCAGATAAAATCACGGCATATTATTGTCCGCCCCGCGGCAGAGGGTGAAGTTTTAACTACTCTGGACGGGGTTGAACGGAAACTTAGCCCGGATATGCTGCTTATTACCGAACCTGACAGGATAATTGCCTTGGCGGGGGTGATGGGTGGTGAAAATACCGAGGTAACTGAAAAAACCTCCCGCATACTTTTGGAATCGGCCACCTTTGATAAGCAAAGCATCCGTAAGACCGCCAGAGGTTTAAAACTCCAGAGTGAGGCTTCTGCCCGTTTTGAAAAGGGGCTTAGCTACGAACTCGCTCCTATTGCTCTGAAACGCGCCACCCAGCTGATACTTGAAATAGCCGGTGGACAGGCAGCTTCAGGGTTGATAGATGTTTTGCCTAATAAAAAGGAAAGAAACGGTATTGTGCTCTCACTGGCAAAGGTTAATCAGATATTAGGCTATGAGAAAGAACCGCCTGATGCCTGTAAAATAGCCAAAAGGCTGGGTTTTATCTGGCTTCCCGAATATGTACCCGGCATGGAAGAATTCGGTTACGGTGCGACTGAGGATATGGTGCGTATTTATCCGGGATATTGGCGGATGGATATTGAAACCGACATTGATATGATTGAAGAAGTGGCCAGAATAGCGGGCTACCATACCATACCCTGCCTGCCTCTGGATAAAGCTATACCCAAAATAGAAACGCCCCCGTTGCCCGGCATGAAGCGTTTCCTAAGGCAAATACTCTCAGGTTATGGTTTTCAGGAACTTATTTCATATTCATTTACCAGCCGTGAAATGCTTTCCCGTGTTTCATCAGGTGCTGAGCCCGAATTTCTGGCTATCAGCAACCCCATGAGCAGTGAGCAAGAGGTTATGCGCACCAGTTTGCGTCCCAGCTTGTATGCTTCTCTGGCGGCAAACCGCCGCTTTGAAAAAGACGGTCTCAGGCTTTATGAGCTTGGGCGTGTTTACCTGCCGAAAGAGAATAAAAAACAGGAAGAACCTGAGATGCTGTGTGCTGTTATAGCGGGTGGTTCGTCTCAATCCCGGTGGCAGAGAAATACCGCCGGTTTTGACTTTTTTGATGTTAAGGGCATTGTGGAATCTATGGTAAGCCGTTTGGGGCTTTCAGCTGATTTTGTGGTATCTGACGAACATGGCTTGTCCCATGGGTATCAGGCCGGTATTCTGGTAGGGGATATGCCGGTGGGTATTTTGGGGCAGGTAAGCCCTCAAACTGCAGATAAATTTGACATAACAGAGCCGGTATATATGTTTGAAATCAATCTGTCAAAACTTATTACCAGAGCTATAGTTCGCCGCAAATTTAATCCTATTAACCGTTTCCCGGCAGTTGAACGGGATTTGGCTTTGGTGATTGACAGGCATATCACTAATCGGCAGGTTATAGACATACTCTCAGAATACGATTTGGTAAAAAATGCGGAACTGTTTGATATGTATCAGGGCAAACAGATAGCCGAGAATAAAAAATCACTGGCCTACCATCTTCTTTTCCAATCTGATACCCATACCCTGAAAGATGAGGAAGTGGACGGAGTGATGAGCCAGATACTTGGACGGCTGAATACTGAAACGGGAGCAGTTTTGCGTTCCTAA
- a CDS encoding inorganic diphosphatase, which yields MLSDSSKKIKKEVEAINSEFKTIVGCGEAKCPKLKRLRLASTPDITLTVMIEIPKGSRNKYEYDKERKVIKFDRMLFSAVHYPSDYGFIVDTLAEDGDPLDALVLVWEPTFPGCMIETKPVGLFKMYDEKGPDAKLLCVPIGDPHFNFIRDLSDVPPHLLKEIFHFFNIYKELESKKTGVEGWEDRESAIKTYWESHQRYLDTLKDTKKVK from the coding sequence ATGTTAAGCGATAGTTCAAAGAAAATTAAAAAAGAAGTTGAAGCCATAAACTCTGAGTTCAAGACAATAGTTGGTTGTGGTGAAGCAAAATGCCCTAAACTGAAAAGATTGAGACTGGCAAGTACGCCGGATATTACTCTGACGGTTATGATAGAAATACCCAAGGGTAGCCGGAATAAATATGAATATGATAAAGAACGCAAGGTAATCAAGTTTGACCGTATGCTTTTCTCGGCTGTCCATTATCCCAGTGATTACGGTTTCATTGTGGATACTTTGGCCGAAGACGGGGACCCCCTTGATGCCTTGGTTTTAGTTTGGGAGCCTACCTTTCCCGGTTGTATGATAGAAACTAAACCGGTGGGGCTTTTCAAAATGTACGATGAAAAAGGCCCGGATGCCAAGTTATTGTGCGTACCCATTGGTGACCCGCACTTTAACTTCATTCGTGACCTTTCGGATGTGCCTCCCCACCTGCTGAAGGAAATATTCCATTTCTTTAACATATATAAAGAGCTGGAATCCAAAAAGACAGGTGTTGAAGGTTGGGAAGACCGCGAATCAGCCATTAAGACTTACTGGGAGTCTCACCAGAGGTATCTGGATACACTTAAAGACACAAAAAAAGTGAAATAA
- a CDS encoding proline--tRNA ligase yields MRYSRLFGKTQREIPSDAETISHQLLLRSGMIAQLTAGVYSFMPLAWRSIQKIENIIRQEMNKTGCQELAMPVLQPVEIWQQSGREAPFGQTLFHLKDRKDRNLVLGPTHEEVITDLASRYIQSYRDLPQRLYQIQAKFRDEPRPRGGLIRVREFIMKDMYSFDASPEGLDDSYQTMKQAYESVYRRCGLESMVIDADSGAIGGKASHEFMIVAESGEDSIIYCPKCSYAANAEKAVFKKKTLPKETLKDLEEVATPGQKAISDVARFLAVKPENTLKAVFYMADGKFVMAVIRGDLDINEVKLKNLLKCNDLRLAEDGEVKAAGVVAGSASPVGLKNILIVADDSVENGSNFVAGANKDGFHLKNVNCGRDFRADKMADIALAAEGSACPFCDGTFASKRGVEVGHIFKLGTFLSERFGANFTDAEGVSHPIIMGCYGMGVGRLLAAAIEQNHDEKGIIWPMPIAPYQVYICGLFLDNPVVRESAEKIYKELEAKSIEVLFDDRELTAGVKFNDADLLGIPLRLTISPRNLDKGGVEFKLRRNKESELVPLDSIVERVIATIKSESDL; encoded by the coding sequence ATGCGTTATTCCAGGTTATTTGGCAAAACCCAGCGTGAAATCCCGTCAGATGCCGAAACGATAAGCCACCAGTTGCTTCTGCGTTCGGGCATGATAGCCCAGCTGACCGCCGGAGTGTATTCATTTATGCCTCTGGCCTGGCGTTCTATCCAGAAAATTGAAAACATTATACGGCAGGAAATGAATAAGACAGGCTGTCAGGAACTGGCCATGCCGGTACTTCAGCCGGTGGAAATATGGCAGCAGAGCGGACGTGAAGCCCCCTTCGGGCAGACCCTTTTCCATTTGAAAGACCGCAAAGACCGTAATCTGGTGCTTGGACCTACCCATGAAGAGGTAATAACTGACCTCGCCAGCCGCTATATCCAGAGTTACCGTGACCTGCCTCAGCGGCTTTACCAGATACAGGCCAAGTTCCGTGACGAACCCCGCCCCCGCGGCGGATTGATACGGGTACGTGAATTTATTATGAAAGATATGTACAGCTTTGACGCCAGCCCCGAAGGGTTGGATGACAGCTATCAGACCATGAAACAGGCCTACGAAAGTGTTTACCGCCGTTGCGGTCTGGAATCTATGGTGATAGACGCGGACAGCGGAGCTATAGGCGGCAAGGCCTCACATGAGTTTATGATTGTAGCTGAAAGCGGTGAAGACAGTATCATCTACTGCCCGAAATGCAGCTACGCCGCCAATGCCGAAAAAGCTGTATTCAAAAAGAAAACCCTGCCCAAAGAAACCCTGAAAGATTTGGAAGAAGTAGCCACTCCCGGACAGAAAGCTATTTCAGACGTAGCCCGTTTTCTTGCGGTCAAACCTGAAAACACCCTCAAAGCGGTCTTCTATATGGCAGACGGCAAGTTTGTAATGGCTGTTATTCGGGGAGATTTGGATATAAACGAGGTAAAGCTTAAAAACCTGCTTAAGTGCAATGACCTGCGTCTGGCGGAAGACGGTGAAGTCAAGGCCGCCGGAGTAGTGGCAGGTTCGGCATCACCGGTAGGCTTAAAAAATATCCTGATAGTTGCAGATGACTCTGTTGAAAACGGCTCTAACTTCGTAGCCGGTGCCAATAAAGACGGCTTTCACCTGAAAAACGTCAACTGCGGGCGGGATTTCAGGGCGGATAAAATGGCGGATATTGCTCTGGCTGCCGAAGGCTCGGCCTGCCCCTTCTGTGACGGTACTTTCGCCTCCAAACGGGGGGTGGAAGTGGGGCATATTTTCAAACTGGGGACATTCCTTTCCGAACGTTTCGGGGCAAACTTCACTGACGCAGAGGGTGTCAGCCACCCCATTATTATGGGTTGCTACGGTATGGGGGTAGGACGGCTGCTGGCCGCCGCCATAGAGCAAAACCATGACGAAAAAGGTATTATCTGGCCTATGCCAATTGCCCCGTATCAGGTGTATATCTGCGGGCTTTTTCTGGATAACCCCGTTGTCCGCGAAAGCGCTGAAAAAATATATAAAGAACTGGAAGCCAAAAGCATTGAAGTGCTGTTTGATGACCGTGAGCTTACAGCCGGGGTTAAATTTAACGATGCAGACCTGCTGGGCATACCCCTCAGGCTGACTATCAGCCCCCGCAATCTGGATAAGGGCGGGGTGGAATTTAAACTCCGCCGAAACAAGGAATCCGAGCTTGTTCCGCTGGATAGTATAGTGGAAAGGGTAATAGCCACCATCAAATCAGAGAGTGATTTATAA
- the ispG gene encoding flavodoxin-dependent (E)-4-hydroxy-3-methylbut-2-enyl-diphosphate synthase, producing the protein MITRRQSTEIRLGNLTIGGSAPISVQSMTKTDTRNIPATIAQIKELEECGCEIIRLAIPDMEAASALKSIRPKVKIPIVADIHFDYRLALASLSAGVDGLRLNPGNIGDPERVKAVVKSAKEREIPIRIGVNAGSLPKDLPPELTIAQKMVKAAMGHIKILEGLDFGLIKVSLKAFDVPTTIEAYTQIASLIPYPLHVGITETGTPKTGLVRSAVGIGNLLYMGIGDTIRVSLTAPPQEEVFAAYEILKSLNLRQRGPILVSCPTCSRTEVDIVGIASRVQEALNKIDKPIRVAVMGCAVNGPGESKEADLGIACGKGQGLLFRKGEKIAVVPEDELVDALLREIASL; encoded by the coding sequence ATGATTACGCGGCGACAAAGTACCGAAATCCGACTGGGGAATCTGACTATCGGGGGCAGTGCCCCGATATCAGTCCAGTCCATGACTAAAACAGATACCCGCAATATCCCGGCTACCATCGCCCAGATAAAAGAGCTGGAAGAATGCGGTTGTGAGATAATCCGCCTGGCTATACCGGATATGGAAGCCGCCTCTGCCCTGAAATCTATCCGCCCGAAAGTCAAAATACCCATAGTGGCAGATATCCACTTTGATTACCGTCTGGCACTGGCCTCACTTTCGGCCGGAGTAGACGGCCTCAGGCTCAATCCCGGCAATATCGGTGACCCGGAGCGGGTTAAAGCGGTGGTCAAATCCGCTAAAGAAAGGGAAATACCGATACGCATTGGGGTAAACGCCGGCAGCCTGCCCAAAGACCTGCCCCCAGAGCTCACCATTGCCCAAAAGATGGTCAAGGCCGCCATGGGACATATAAAGATACTGGAAGGCCTGGATTTCGGCCTGATTAAGGTTTCACTGAAGGCCTTTGATGTACCCACCACTATTGAGGCCTACACACAGATAGCCTCTCTCATACCCTACCCTTTGCATGTGGGCATTACCGAAACGGGTACGCCTAAAACGGGTCTGGTGCGGAGTGCGGTGGGAATAGGCAATCTGCTTTACATGGGCATTGGGGATACTATCCGTGTTTCCCTGACTGCCCCACCTCAGGAAGAAGTATTTGCCGCTTATGAAATACTAAAGAGCCTTAACCTCAGGCAGCGCGGCCCGATACTGGTCAGTTGCCCCACCTGCTCCAGAACCGAGGTGGATATTGTGGGTATTGCCTCACGGGTACAGGAGGCTTTAAACAAAATAGACAAGCCTATCAGGGTAGCGGTAATGGGCTGTGCCGTAAACGGCCCCGGCGAATCCAAAGAGGCTGATTTGGGCATAGCCTGCGGCAAAGGACAGGGACTGCTCTTCCGCAAGGGCGAAAAAATTGCCGTAGTCCCCGAAGATGAGCTGGTAGATGCCCTGTTACGGGAGATAGCCTCCCTGTAG
- the rseP gene encoding RIP metalloprotease RseP, which translates to MLLTVVSFLIIFSIVVISHELGHFFTAKAIGVKVEEFGFGYPPRIFGRKFGQTEYTLNWLPLGGFVKVEDDPVNNKGLSSKSAGKRLLFFSSGALVNAILPIILFAFALIVPHDVLVGRVNVEEVVPNSPAAEAGLVTGDTILSINGQEIRNTAEFSRASQLNLGQSIEITVLHADQTQSTVSLTPRWQPPAGEGPVGISLQTLDYQITSESESVLKAIPLSVKQNFETLVLFKNSILGLIMGSVPFDVVGPVGLAQMTGDVARAGVGPLLEFTAFLSLNLAIINLLPLPALDGGRIFFVFIEWIRGGRRISPKVENLIHMIGFFLLIGLMLTVTFQDIIRIAGN; encoded by the coding sequence ATGCTGTTAACCGTTGTTTCTTTTCTGATTATATTTTCAATAGTAGTCATCTCCCATGAGCTTGGCCATTTCTTTACGGCCAAAGCCATTGGGGTCAAGGTAGAAGAATTCGGGTTTGGTTATCCCCCCAGGATATTCGGACGCAAATTCGGGCAAACCGAGTATACCCTGAACTGGCTTCCTCTGGGCGGCTTCGTAAAAGTAGAAGATGACCCGGTAAATAATAAAGGCCTTTCTTCAAAAAGCGCCGGGAAACGCTTGCTCTTTTTCAGTTCCGGGGCTTTGGTAAATGCCATTTTACCCATTATACTGTTTGCTTTTGCCCTGATAGTGCCGCATGACGTGCTGGTGGGCAGAGTAAATGTTGAGGAAGTAGTGCCGAATTCCCCCGCCGCCGAAGCCGGGCTGGTAACGGGCGATACCATTCTAAGCATAAACGGTCAGGAAATACGCAATACCGCCGAATTTTCCCGTGCATCCCAGCTGAATCTGGGTCAATCTATAGAAATAACAGTACTCCATGCTGACCAAACCCAGAGCACCGTCAGCCTGACCCCCCGCTGGCAACCCCCTGCGGGTGAAGGCCCGGTGGGTATTTCTTTGCAGACTCTGGACTACCAGATAACCAGCGAAAGTGAATCTGTACTCAAGGCTATACCCCTTTCCGTAAAGCAAAACTTTGAAACTCTGGTGCTGTTTAAAAACTCCATACTGGGGCTTATCATGGGCAGTGTTCCTTTTGATGTAGTTGGACCGGTGGGTCTTGCCCAAATGACCGGGGACGTGGCACGGGCCGGGGTTGGCCCACTGCTGGAGTTTACCGCTTTCCTCAGCCTGAATCTGGCTATTATCAACCTGCTTCCCCTGCCAGCCCTTGACGGCGGAAGGATATTTTTTGTATTTATTGAATGGATACGGGGCGGCAGACGCATCTCTCCCAAGGTTGAAAACCTTATCCATATGATTGGGTTTTTCCTGCTGATAGGGCTTATGCTGACTGTAACCTTTCAGGATATTATACGCATTGCCGGCAACTAA
- a CDS encoding 1-deoxy-D-xylulose-5-phosphate reductoisomerase, whose protein sequence is MVHSIKKVVILGSTGSIGRQTLEVIRSLPDHFKVLGLAGGANVNLLKEQAGEFRPEYIYCRDCHKESACNSRFIPMEEMAALPEADVIVVATPGGAGLQPVLAAAKAGKVIALANKESLVSAGEIVTGIVRENKAKLLPVDSEHSAIWQCLSGEVTPPSRIILTASGGPFRSLTKNEIDKVTPEQALKHPSWKMGLKVTIDSASLMNKGLEIIEARWLFDMHIQNIQVVIHPQSIIHSMVEFADGSLKAQLSCPDMRFPIQYALTYPERVVNHTLPRLNWAEVGKLDFEMPDMTRFPCLGLAISAGEEGKTFPAALCAADEVAVDLFLKGKISFGQIPELIAKVLDAHQPVSKPDIDDILAADAWARQKVTELAGNF, encoded by the coding sequence ATGGTTCATTCAATAAAGAAAGTTGTCATACTGGGGTCTACCGGTTCTATCGGCCGACAGACTCTTGAAGTTATCCGTTCACTGCCAGACCACTTCAAGGTACTGGGGCTGGCTGGCGGAGCAAATGTCAATCTGCTAAAAGAACAGGCTGGTGAATTCCGTCCTGAATATATATACTGCCGTGACTGCCATAAGGAAAGTGCCTGCAATTCCCGCTTCATTCCTATGGAGGAAATGGCCGCCCTGCCCGAAGCAGACGTAATAGTAGTGGCCACTCCCGGCGGTGCCGGTTTACAGCCGGTACTTGCGGCTGCTAAAGCCGGTAAGGTAATAGCTCTGGCCAACAAGGAGTCTCTGGTTTCCGCCGGTGAAATAGTAACCGGTATTGTACGGGAAAATAAAGCTAAACTACTACCAGTAGACAGTGAACACAGTGCCATCTGGCAATGTTTGTCAGGTGAGGTTACACCCCCTTCCAGAATTATACTGACCGCCTCCGGCGGACCTTTCCGTTCTTTGACTAAAAACGAAATAGATAAAGTCACCCCCGAACAAGCACTGAAGCACCCCTCATGGAAAATGGGGCTTAAAGTTACCATAGACTCGGCCAGTTTGATGAACAAAGGTCTGGAAATAATAGAAGCCCGCTGGCTGTTTGATATGCACATACAGAATATTCAGGTGGTTATCCACCCCCAGAGCATTATCCACTCCATGGTGGAGTTTGCAGACGGCAGTTTAAAGGCCCAGCTTTCATGCCCGGATATGCGTTTCCCGATTCAATATGCCCTGACTTACCCCGAAAGAGTGGTCAACCATACCCTGCCCCGCCTTAACTGGGCGGAAGTGGGCAAACTGGATTTTGAAATGCCGGACATGACCAGATTCCCCTGTCTGGGTCTGGCGATATCAGCCGGAGAAGAAGGAAAAACATTTCCGGCGGCATTATGTGCCGCAGACGAAGTGGCTGTAGATCTGTTCCTTAAGGGTAAAATAAGCTTCGGGCAGATACCCGAACTGATAGCCAAAGTATTAGATGCCCATCAGCCGGTTTCCAAGCCGGATATTGATGATATTTTGGCCGCAGATGCTTGGGCGCGCCAAAAAGTAACTGAACTGGCAGGTAATTTCTAA
- a CDS encoding phosphatidate cytidylyltransferase, whose amino-acid sequence MLKKRILSGCLLALISLVVIWVDQPIAWLTLAMAVVVALALNEFYNAVTVYLKSQPFKALGIFWGMLIVISPHLQIESILPFLLGSFSLTSLIYLLTLKDRTDAFPRWAWTLSGVIYIGLLASFWVALRELPMGREWVLWTLILTSATDTMAFFIGSRFGKQKMAPSISPNKSWQGAVGGAVFSIIVAPIFADLMGLPINMFIAMLLGLLVSVAGQTGDIAESLFKRNMHCKDSGNLIPGHGGIMDRLDSLLFTGIVVYYYVIWFIQ is encoded by the coding sequence ATGTTAAAAAAACGCATCTTAAGCGGGTGCCTGCTGGCTCTGATTTCACTGGTGGTTATCTGGGTTGACCAACCCATAGCCTGGCTGACACTGGCTATGGCGGTAGTAGTAGCCCTGGCTTTAAACGAATTTTACAATGCAGTTACCGTATACCTTAAATCCCAGCCCTTTAAGGCACTGGGAATTTTCTGGGGTATGCTTATTGTAATCAGCCCCCATCTACAGATAGAAAGCATTTTGCCGTTTCTGCTGGGCTCTTTCAGCCTGACTTCACTTATCTACCTGCTTACCCTGAAAGACCGTACAGACGCCTTTCCCCGCTGGGCTTGGACACTATCCGGGGTAATTTACATTGGTCTGCTGGCCAGTTTCTGGGTAGCCCTGCGCGAACTGCCCATGGGACGGGAGTGGGTACTCTGGACACTGATACTCACCTCTGCCACGGATACTATGGCCTTTTTTATAGGCAGCCGTTTTGGAAAACAAAAAATGGCACCTTCCATCAGCCCTAACAAGAGCTGGCAGGGAGCTGTAGGCGGTGCGGTATTCAGCATTATAGTCGCCCCTATTTTTGCTGACTTGATGGGCTTACCTATAAATATGTTTATAGCTATGCTACTGGGTCTTCTGGTCAGCGTAGCCGGACAAACCGGCGATATTGCCGAATCTCTATTTAAACGCAATATGCACTGCAAGGATTCCGGGAATCTGATACCCGGACACGGCGGAATAATGGACCGTCTGGACAGCCTGCTTTTTACCGGTATAGTGGTATACTACTACGTGATATGGTTCATTCAATAA
- a CDS encoding isoprenyl transferase, whose amino-acid sequence MDTTATINNTPPDHIAIIMDGNGRWAERRGLSRLEGHKAGLENARRVIRHLSSLGVKYVTLYSFSTENWKRPDAEIKGLFGLINDVMSSYIPELAGNNIRLRHLGHLDKLPAMLKHKLESLLSETSQNTGLTLSLAFDYGGRDEIIQAVKKLVKDGIEPDKISEELFAGYLFTTGIPEAGLIIRTGGEIRLSNFLLWQSAYSELYFSEVMWPDFGEKEIDRAISAFNQRQRRFGGL is encoded by the coding sequence TTGGACACAACAGCTACAATAAATAATACTCCCCCTGACCACATAGCCATAATAATGGATGGAAACGGCCGCTGGGCAGAACGCCGCGGCCTTAGCCGTTTAGAAGGGCACAAAGCCGGTCTGGAAAACGCCAGACGGGTTATCCGCCACCTGAGTTCGCTGGGGGTCAAATATGTCACCCTCTACAGTTTTTCCACTGAAAACTGGAAACGCCCCGATGCTGAAATAAAAGGCCTTTTCGGCCTGATAAATGATGTTATGTCATCTTATATCCCGGAGCTTGCGGGAAATAACATCCGTTTGCGGCATCTGGGGCATCTGGATAAACTGCCCGCTATGCTCAAGCATAAACTGGAGAGTTTACTCTCCGAAACCAGCCAAAATACCGGCCTGACCCTCTCGCTGGCTTTTGACTACGGCGGGCGTGATGAAATTATTCAGGCGGTAAAAAAGCTGGTTAAAGACGGGATAGAACCTGATAAAATAAGCGAAGAGCTTTTTGCTGGATACCTGTTTACCACAGGCATACCTGAAGCAGGCCTGATTATCCGCACCGGCGGCGAAATACGGCTTTCCAATTTTCTCCTGTGGCAATCTGCCTACAGCGAGCTGTATTTTTCGGAAGTAATGTGGCCAGACTTTGGCGAGAAAGAAATTGACCGGGCTATCTCTGCTTTTAACCAGAGGCAGAGACGATTCGGTGGTTTATAA